The Candidatus Equadaptatus faecalis genome has a window encoding:
- a CDS encoding APC family permease, whose product MEKNAELRKHLSPMHVWAIAFGCIIGWGSFINPGKKFLPNSGVAGTAIAMILGALVMVILSFSYAYMVPKYPKAGGEYTFAKMCFGKLAAYVCGWFLVAAYLTNVPMNSTAIGLIVDGLDGSADILKFGFHYTIAGFSVYMGEMLFAMAILIFFGYMNVLGVKKAGFIQSILSSLLAVSVFFLVIAALVSSKAKGINMVPIWGFDKAAAMSANATMANINEFAHTGTRGILSAILATFAIAPWAYVGFETIPQAAEEFNFPFKKVIFIMIIAIAFGCFVYTANNTVAAAVLQNWPERVMAGEWVLLIAGEELLGSFGKVLIGVAVSCAVLSGIMGFYLASSRLMFSMARDGYIPETFAKIDPKYGVPRNAIIFCTLISLSGPVLGREALGWFVDMSAIGASIGFFFSSASTLVTLKRDKDGTVLLKAAALLGIVFSAIFVILQLIPIRGLKGVHFGKESYIMLLIWIALGAWFYVKREKNITDIR is encoded by the coding sequence ATGGAGAAAAATGCTGAATTAAGAAAACACTTAAGCCCGATGCACGTATGGGCAATAGCTTTTGGCTGCATAATAGGCTGGGGCTCGTTTATTAACCCGGGCAAAAAATTCCTTCCAAACTCAGGTGTTGCCGGAACGGCAATAGCCATGATTTTGGGCGCTCTTGTTATGGTTATACTCTCTTTCAGTTATGCCTACATGGTACCCAAATATCCGAAAGCCGGAGGCGAATATACGTTTGCCAAAATGTGCTTCGGCAAACTTGCAGCCTATGTCTGCGGCTGGTTCCTCGTAGCGGCGTATCTTACAAACGTTCCCATGAACTCAACGGCAATAGGGCTTATCGTTGACGGGCTTGACGGAAGCGCCGACATACTCAAATTCGGCTTTCATTACACCATAGCAGGTTTCAGTGTCTATATGGGCGAAATGCTTTTTGCTATGGCGATACTCATATTCTTCGGCTACATGAACGTACTCGGAGTAAAAAAAGCCGGTTTCATACAGAGTATTCTTTCCTCACTGCTTGCTGTTTCTGTTTTTTTCCTAGTCATTGCCGCGCTTGTCAGCAGCAAAGCAAAAGGAATCAACATGGTGCCGATCTGGGGCTTTGACAAAGCGGCGGCGATGTCCGCAAACGCAACGATGGCAAATATAAACGAATTTGCGCACACAGGAACGAGAGGCATACTTTCCGCTATACTTGCTACCTTTGCAATAGCGCCGTGGGCATACGTCGGATTTGAAACTATTCCGCAGGCAGCGGAGGAATTCAATTTCCCGTTTAAAAAAGTTATTTTCATAATGATAATAGCAATAGCCTTTGGCTGCTTTGTGTACACGGCTAACAACACCGTAGCGGCGGCTGTGCTTCAGAACTGGCCGGAAAGAGTTATGGCAGGAGAATGGGTACTGCTGATAGCAGGAGAAGAACTGCTCGGCAGCTTCGGCAAGGTTCTTATAGGCGTTGCGGTATCCTGCGCTGTGCTTTCGGGAATAATGGGCTTTTATCTTGCCTCGTCACGCCTTATGTTCTCGATGGCACGCGACGGCTATATTCCGGAAACCTTTGCGAAAATTGACCCCAAATACGGGGTGCCGAGAAACGCGATAATTTTCTGTACACTGATTTCCCTGAGCGGGCCTGTGCTTGGCAGGGAAGCGCTTGGCTGGTTTGTTGACATGTCGGCGATAGGTGCCTCAATCGGCTTTTTCTTCAGCAGCGCCTCAACGCTTGTAACACTGAAACGCGACAAAGACGGCACTGTGCTGCTCAAAGCGGCAGCCTTGCTTGGAATAGTCTTTTCCGCGATATTTGTAATTTTGCAGCTGATACCTATTCGCGGACTTAAAGGAGTCCATTTCGGGAAAGAAAGCTATATTATGCTGCTGATATGGATTGCACTTGGCGCGTGGTTTTATGTAAAAAGGGAAAAGAATATTACTGATATACGGTAA
- a CDS encoding DUF2922 domain-containing protein: protein MKNAITTTRKLKMKFLKNDGTEHNIILNYVKDGLKEGSGAQLVKTAMDEVVSQQPITGGIASANGAEVVETVTTDVEM, encoded by the coding sequence ATGAAAAACGCAATAACGACTACGAGAAAGCTCAAAATGAAATTTCTCAAGAATGATGGAACGGAACACAACATAATCCTGAACTACGTCAAGGACGGACTCAAAGAAGGTTCGGGCGCACAGCTTGTAAAAACGGCGATGGACGAAGTTGTGTCACAGCAGCCGATAACCGGAGGCATAGCCTCCGCAAACGGCGCGGAGGTTGTTGAAACCGTCACGACGGACGTGGAAATGTAG
- a CDS encoding sigma-70 family RNA polymerase sigma factor → MKKKKIFDVIETADNFEEDAAFSDEDCGGRDVPDFEEQRHDIDFYGRKPVSDGEFALMSDGEKREELVVRFRPLCIKTAKTYAYGGVNFEDLFIDAAILILEVIDRWSVDDPDIAYHIASRVRSGVSRAGKKERDVCGSFLPFEEKCDGEIVDGEEIADGVLMTQRICGDMERYLDGGELETAKLYFDCPDISQQEAAELLGVSQQTVSRRIGAARRRLEPLRAEYAAKTGKKKKNFIAAYQAERRGR, encoded by the coding sequence TTGAAGAAGAAAAAGATTTTTGACGTTATCGAAACGGCGGACAATTTTGAGGAAGACGCAGCGTTTTCCGATGAGGATTGCGGCGGACGGGACGTTCCCGATTTTGAAGAACAGAGGCACGATATTGATTTTTACGGCAGAAAGCCTGTTTCGGACGGGGAATTTGCCCTTATGTCCGACGGGGAAAAGCGTGAGGAGCTTGTTGTCAGGTTCAGGCCGCTGTGTATTAAAACGGCGAAAACGTACGCCTACGGCGGGGTGAATTTTGAAGACCTGTTTATTGACGCAGCGATTCTGATTCTTGAGGTAATCGACCGCTGGAGCGTTGACGATCCCGACATCGCCTATCACATTGCAAGCAGAGTGAGATCCGGTGTTTCGCGGGCAGGAAAAAAGGAGAGGGACGTATGCGGTTCCTTCCTGCCGTTTGAAGAAAAATGCGACGGCGAAATCGTTGACGGGGAAGAAATTGCAGACGGAGTGCTGATGACGCAGCGGATATGCGGCGATATGGAGCGGTATCTTGACGGCGGCGAGCTTGAAACGGCAAAACTGTATTTTGACTGTCCGGATATTTCACAGCAAGAGGCCGCAGAGCTGCTCGGCGTTTCACAGCAGACGGTGAGCAGACGGATTGGTGCCGCAAGACGGAGGCTTGAGCCGCTCAGAGCGGAATACGCGGCAAAGACAGGGAAGAAAAAGAAGAATTTTATTGCTGCTTATCAGGCAGAAAGAAGAGGGAGGTAA